In one Saccharibacillus brassicae genomic region, the following are encoded:
- a CDS encoding SGNH/GDSL hydrolase family protein: MRRTGIRRMPGGRFWIVLLLVAATVLLAAPATGRMNVGLTPIGPDDPHIRYTGRWDTSGAVAYRGYWSGTSLTTGFTGTGVRLRLGYAAPPAGSDLFVSIDDGPYNLYKNASGIVNLTPERLPGGEHTLTVVTRNIRDVAVFKGLLLDEGARTFAPPERGRLIEFVGDSITVGYKTPNVSIESYAWIAGERLEAEHTQIAYTGICLTDGVSCNGLPPRGMSEQYFKLQPLDYADSPAWNVRAAAQPDAVVLNLGTNDARAKIGGAAFRKAYVRFLERLRGAYPAAQIFVIRPLNGYMAEEAQEAALVRQKRGDGRLHVIATDGWLTADTGDYTDALHPSVQGNEKMADRLVPELGRVMGW, encoded by the coding sequence GTGCGCCGGACCGGAATACGCCGGATGCCGGGCGGACGGTTCTGGATCGTCCTGCTGTTGGTGGCGGCGACCGTCCTGCTGGCGGCGCCCGCGACGGGACGCATGAACGTCGGCCTGACGCCGATCGGTCCGGACGATCCCCATATCCGGTATACCGGACGTTGGGACACTTCCGGCGCTGTCGCTTACCGGGGGTATTGGTCGGGGACGTCGCTTACGACCGGCTTTACCGGAACCGGCGTCCGGCTGCGGCTCGGTTATGCGGCGCCGCCCGCCGGCTCCGATCTGTTCGTGTCGATCGACGACGGACCTTACAATTTGTACAAAAACGCTTCCGGCATCGTCAATCTGACGCCGGAGCGGCTGCCGGGCGGCGAGCATACGCTGACGGTGGTGACGCGCAACATCCGCGACGTCGCCGTGTTCAAAGGGCTGCTGCTGGACGAAGGCGCCCGGACGTTCGCGCCGCCCGAACGCGGGCGCCTGATCGAGTTTGTAGGCGATTCGATTACGGTCGGTTACAAGACGCCGAACGTCTCGATCGAATCGTACGCCTGGATAGCGGGCGAACGGCTGGAGGCGGAGCATACGCAGATTGCCTATACGGGCATCTGCCTGACCGACGGCGTCTCCTGCAACGGTCTGCCGCCCCGCGGCATGAGCGAGCAGTATTTCAAGCTTCAGCCGCTCGATTACGCCGATTCGCCCGCGTGGAACGTCCGGGCGGCCGCGCAGCCGGACGCCGTCGTGCTTAACCTCGGCACGAACGACGCACGGGCGAAGATCGGCGGCGCCGCATTCCGCAAAGCTTACGTGCGCTTTCTTGAGCGGCTGCGCGGCGCTTACCCGGCGGCGCAAATCTTCGTCATCCGGCCGCTGAACGGCTATATGGCCGAAGAAGCGCAGGAAGCGGCCCTGGTCCGCCAGAAAAGGGGTGACGGACGCCTGCACGTGATTGCGACGGACGGCTGGCTGACGGCGGACACGGGCGACTATACCGACGCGCTGCATCCTTCGGTACAGGGCAACGAGAAGATGGCCGACCGTCTCGTGCCGGAGCTTGGGCGCGTCATGGGCTGGTAA
- a CDS encoding NAD(P)-dependent alcohol dehydrogenase, producing the protein MITAQAKAVHGADQSFTSTEIERRDLKAQDILIEIKYAGICHSDIHSARGEWGPVQYPFVPGHEIAGIVSQVGPEVTKYAVGDRVGVGCMVDSCGKCVHCHDGEEQYCLEGMTGTYGSVDRYGQYTQGGYATHIVVTQDFVVRIPDALELDAAAPLLCAGITTYSPLRHWGAAPGQKIAVVGLGGLGHMAVKLAHAMGAEVTVLSQSLKKKEDGLKLGASHYYATSDEETFKTLAGSFDLIINTVSAKIDINAYLSLLAVDGTLVNVGAPSEPLPVQVFSLIPQRRSFAGSSIGGIRETQEMLDFCAEHGIQPEIEVISADRIDEAWERVMASDVKYRFVIDISTL; encoded by the coding sequence ATGATAACCGCTCAAGCAAAAGCTGTGCACGGCGCGGACCAGTCGTTTACGAGCACGGAAATCGAACGCCGGGATCTGAAAGCCCAGGATATCTTGATCGAGATCAAGTATGCGGGCATCTGCCATTCCGATATTCATAGCGCCCGCGGCGAATGGGGACCGGTGCAGTATCCGTTCGTGCCGGGACACGAAATTGCGGGTATCGTCTCGCAGGTCGGACCGGAAGTGACGAAATACGCGGTCGGCGACCGCGTCGGCGTCGGCTGCATGGTCGATTCGTGCGGCAAATGCGTACACTGCCACGACGGCGAAGAGCAGTACTGCCTCGAAGGCATGACCGGCACGTACGGTTCGGTCGACCGGTACGGCCAGTATACGCAGGGCGGTTATGCGACCCATATCGTCGTGACGCAGGATTTCGTCGTACGTATTCCGGACGCGCTGGAGCTTGACGCCGCCGCTCCGCTGCTGTGCGCCGGTATTACGACGTATTCCCCGCTGCGCCACTGGGGAGCGGCTCCGGGCCAGAAAATCGCGGTCGTGGGCCTCGGCGGCCTCGGACATATGGCGGTCAAATTGGCTCATGCAATGGGCGCGGAAGTGACGGTGCTGTCGCAATCGCTGAAAAAGAAAGAAGACGGCCTGAAGCTCGGCGCGAGCCACTACTATGCGACGAGCGACGAAGAAACGTTCAAGACGCTCGCCGGTTCGTTCGACCTGATCATCAATACGGTAAGCGCCAAAATCGACATCAACGCCTATCTGTCGCTGCTGGCGGTAGACGGCACGCTGGTCAACGTCGGCGCTCCTTCGGAACCGCTGCCGGTTCAGGTGTTCTCGCTGATTCCGCAGCGCCGTTCGTTCGCGGGTTCGTCGATCGGCGGTATTCGCGAAACGCAGGAAATGCTGGACTTCTGCGCCGAGCACGGCATCCAGCCGGAGATCGAAGTCATCTCGGCCGACCGGATCGACGAAGCCTGGGAGCGCGTCATGGCTTCCGACGTCAAATACAGATTCGTGATCGACATTTCGACGCTGTAA
- the map gene encoding type I methionyl aminopeptidase translates to MIAKTEQDIEGLKKIGRIVALIRDELKQMTKPGLRTIDLDRRAAELFEEHGAISAPKSTYDFPGYTCISVNEEVAHGIPGERVIQEGDLVNVDVSASCDGYFADTGVSFVVGEGDPRLVKLCEASVEAFEAGAAKIKAGSKRNNAGKASYNVARRHGFNIIETLTGHGIGTSLHDEPEYILSYFDPTDTDLWKEGSVIAFEPFVSTNAREVFEDANDGWTLRADDGSFVAQYEHTMIITKGAPIILTK, encoded by the coding sequence ATGATAGCCAAAACGGAACAGGACATCGAAGGATTGAAAAAAATCGGACGGATCGTCGCGTTGATTCGCGACGAACTGAAACAAATGACGAAGCCCGGCCTGCGCACGATCGATCTGGATCGCCGCGCCGCCGAACTGTTCGAAGAACACGGGGCGATCTCGGCTCCGAAATCGACGTACGATTTCCCGGGATACACGTGCATCAGCGTGAACGAAGAAGTCGCGCACGGCATTCCGGGCGAACGCGTCATTCAGGAAGGCGACCTCGTGAACGTGGACGTGTCCGCTTCCTGCGACGGCTACTTCGCGGATACGGGCGTCTCGTTCGTCGTCGGCGAAGGCGATCCGCGCCTGGTCAAGCTGTGCGAAGCTTCGGTCGAAGCGTTCGAAGCGGGAGCGGCGAAGATCAAAGCCGGCTCCAAGCGCAACAATGCCGGCAAAGCGTCTTACAACGTGGCGCGCCGCCACGGCTTCAACATCATCGAGACGCTGACCGGACACGGGATCGGCACTTCGCTGCACGACGAGCCGGAGTACATCCTGAGCTACTTCGATCCGACCGATACGGATCTGTGGAAAGAAGGCTCCGTCATCGCGTTCGAACCGTTCGTCTCGACGAACGCCCGCGAAGTGTTCGAAGACGCGAACGACGGCTGGACGCTCCGCGCGGACGACGGCAGCTTCGTCGCCCAATACGAACATACGATGATCATCACCAAGGGCGCGCCGATCATCCTGACGAAGTAG
- a CDS encoding alpha/beta hydrolase codes for MEIMTATRLFNEALRLREASGAEAAYRFVREQAGSDRQSGQADARQMNLLYALAAAAGRADEAFALLREAVEARGFWYPADYLLEDGDLDALRGREGFAELAELCARREAAALEDAAPALAVLEPEPGAPAYPAVSAAPAAGDGDAVAAAERQAAPHGPLLLVLHGDQENERDAEPFWSPALAAGWTVGLVRSSQIRFHDTFGWDDIDLGAAELREHLLALRGEDAGQSGAPVVLGAFSAGAEVALNALLHDEFPADGYVFAAPWLDAPDEWAQALDRLESRTPRGVWIAGELDAEGRAGAERISAALREAGLEARFEVAAGTGHDYPADFSERLLAALARMRRA; via the coding sequence ATGGAGATCATGACGGCAACCCGCCTGTTCAACGAAGCGCTGCGCCTGCGCGAGGCGTCCGGTGCGGAAGCAGCCTATCGCTTCGTGCGCGAACAGGCCGGCAGCGACCGGCAGTCCGGGCAGGCCGATGCCCGGCAGATGAATCTGCTGTACGCGCTGGCCGCCGCTGCCGGCCGCGCGGACGAAGCGTTCGCGCTGCTGCGCGAAGCGGTCGAGGCGCGCGGCTTCTGGTATCCGGCGGACTACCTGCTGGAAGACGGGGATCTGGACGCGCTGCGCGGGCGCGAAGGCTTCGCCGAGCTTGCGGAGCTGTGCGCGCGGCGCGAAGCGGCGGCGCTGGAAGACGCGGCGCCGGCGCTTGCGGTGCTGGAGCCGGAGCCGGGAGCGCCGGCTTACCCGGCAGTCTCTGCCGCTCCGGCCGCCGGCGATGGCGATGCCGTGGCTGCGGCGGAGAGGCAGGCAGCCCCTCACGGGCCGCTGCTGCTCGTGCTGCACGGCGACCAGGAGAACGAACGCGATGCCGAGCCGTTCTGGAGCCCCGCGCTTGCGGCCGGCTGGACGGTCGGGCTCGTGCGTTCGTCGCAGATTCGCTTCCATGATACGTTCGGCTGGGACGATATCGACCTGGGCGCGGCCGAGCTGCGCGAACATCTGCTTGCGCTGCGCGGGGAAGACGCCGGGCAGAGCGGCGCGCCCGTCGTGCTCGGCGCTTTTTCCGCGGGGGCGGAAGTGGCGCTGAATGCGCTGCTGCACGACGAGTTTCCGGCGGACGGCTACGTGTTCGCCGCGCCGTGGCTGGACGCCCCGGACGAATGGGCGCAGGCGCTCGACCGGCTGGAAAGCCGGACGCCGCGCGGCGTCTGGATCGCGGGCGAACTCGACGCAGAAGGCCGGGCAGGCGCCGAGCGGATCTCCGCCGCGCTGCGCGAAGCGGGACTTGAAGCCCGGTTCGAAGTCGCGGCCGGCACGGGGCACGATTACCCGGCCGACTTTTCGGAGCGGCTGCTTGCGGCGCTGGCCCGGATGCGCAGAGCCTAG
- the glmM gene encoding phosphoglucosamine mutase — protein MGKYFGTDGVRGVANKELTAELAYKVGRCGGYVLAGKVEKPTVLIGMDTRISGLMLESALIAGLLSIGANVVRLGVVSTPAVAYLTRTLKADAGVMISASHNPVEDNGIKFFGGDGFKLSDETELRIEALMDAETDELPRPVGAALGTVVNDEESKFVYLDYLKTTVQQSFRGIKVVLDCAHGSAYELAPRLFRELGAEVIAIGAEPNGLNINDGVGSTHPETLREEVLKHGAQIGLAFDGDADRLIAIDDQGEVVDGDFILCICGDAMNRAGKLNGSTIVTTVMSNIGFYKATEKLGLSTLKTAVGDRYVMEEMRKGGYNLGGEQSGHVIFLDHNTTGDGMLTAIQLVDTLAASGKPLSEVKTMMRQYPQLLVNVRVQDKRNYEGNRAILAAVEAVERELGSEGRVLVRPSGTEALIRVMAEGPDKDQLDRVVGQIADVVRSELV, from the coding sequence ATGGGAAAGTATTTTGGAACAGACGGCGTACGCGGGGTAGCGAATAAGGAATTGACGGCGGAATTGGCGTACAAAGTCGGCCGCTGCGGCGGCTATGTGCTGGCAGGCAAAGTGGAGAAACCGACCGTACTGATCGGCATGGATACGCGGATCTCCGGCTTGATGCTGGAATCGGCATTGATTGCCGGCCTGCTGTCGATCGGCGCGAACGTCGTCCGTCTCGGCGTCGTCTCGACGCCGGCGGTCGCTTACCTGACCCGCACGCTGAAGGCGGACGCGGGAGTCATGATCTCGGCTTCGCATAATCCGGTCGAAGACAACGGCATCAAGTTTTTCGGCGGCGACGGCTTCAAGCTGTCCGACGAGACGGAACTGCGTATCGAAGCGCTGATGGATGCCGAGACCGACGAATTGCCCCGCCCGGTAGGCGCGGCTCTCGGCACGGTCGTAAACGACGAAGAGTCCAAGTTCGTCTACCTCGATTACCTGAAAACGACCGTGCAGCAGTCGTTCCGCGGTATCAAAGTCGTGCTGGACTGCGCGCACGGATCCGCGTACGAACTGGCTCCCCGCCTGTTCCGAGAACTCGGCGCGGAAGTGATCGCGATCGGCGCTGAGCCGAACGGCCTCAACATCAACGACGGCGTCGGCTCCACCCATCCGGAGACGCTGCGCGAAGAAGTGCTGAAGCACGGCGCGCAGATCGGCCTTGCTTTTGACGGCGATGCCGATCGCCTGATCGCGATCGACGACCAAGGCGAAGTCGTGGACGGCGACTTTATCCTGTGCATTTGCGGCGACGCGATGAACCGTGCGGGCAAACTGAACGGCAGCACGATCGTGACGACGGTCATGAGCAATATCGGCTTCTACAAAGCGACCGAGAAGCTTGGCCTGAGCACGCTCAAAACGGCGGTCGGCGACCGCTACGTCATGGAAGAGATGCGCAAAGGCGGCTACAACCTGGGCGGCGAACAGTCCGGCCACGTGATCTTCCTCGATCACAACACGACGGGCGACGGCATGCTGACCGCTATTCAGCTCGTCGATACGCTTGCCGCTTCCGGCAAGCCGCTGAGCGAAGTCAAAACGATGATGCGCCAATACCCGCAGCTGCTGGTCAACGTTCGCGTGCAGGACAAACGCAACTACGAAGGCAACCGGGCGATTCTGGCCGCCGTCGAAGCGGTGGAACGGGAGCTCGGCAGCGAAGGCCGGGTGCTCGTGCGCCCGTCCGGCACCGAAGCGCTGATCCGCGTTATGGCCGAAGGTCCGGACAAAGACCAGCTGGACCGCGTCGTCGGACAGATCGCCGACGTCGTGCGCAGCGAGCTCGTCTAA
- a CDS encoding MerR family transcriptional regulator has translation MTSYSISEAAQLLNLTPYALRYYDKEGLLPFLERSASGTRFFKEADIASLKIIECLKATGMPIKEIKTFIDWCSDGDSTLRQRRDMFEERKAVVEAHMAELVETMKVIRHKCDYYEAALAAGTESVHREKAISPAP, from the coding sequence ATGACCTCTTATTCGATCAGCGAGGCCGCCCAACTGTTGAACCTGACTCCCTACGCCCTGCGTTACTACGACAAGGAAGGGCTGCTGCCGTTTTTGGAGCGCAGCGCAAGCGGCACCCGCTTTTTCAAGGAAGCCGATATCGCCTCCCTCAAAATCATCGAATGCCTCAAAGCGACAGGCATGCCGATCAAGGAAATCAAGACGTTTATCGACTGGTGTTCCGACGGCGACTCGACGCTCCGGCAGCGGCGCGACATGTTCGAAGAACGCAAAGCCGTTGTGGAAGCCCATATGGCGGAATTGGTCGAGACGATGAAAGTGATCCGGCACAAGTGCGACTACTACGAAGCGGCGTTGGCCGCCGGCACGGAAAGCGTGCACAGAGAAAAGGCGATCTCCCCGGCTCCGTAA
- a CDS encoding CdaR family protein, producing the protein MDKWLANNTAAKIIALAVALILWAIVHVDTDTPTITRNTQGNQTIANLSIEPYGLDDAKYVMQSVVPQRISVEVSGQRSQITSLLPSTEYQVKMDLSRVTEPGQYTVPLQFDPPAGVELLSIEPSRVTVTIEEKVTQEFNAVILTTGVPENGFTELDPVFAEGSAVQVTLPSSQIKQVQKIQGEMSVDGASDNISGRVKLVAYSNNGEVLDDAVINPSSLKVQIPISSNVSSVSSKTLPLNVSYSGELPDGLILSGVEAGAQQVTLYGPDSVLQRLDSYPPVTLDLGEVKAEGSTRYKEALAAPEGVERLEPSSVEFTVNVVPYEQRTIENVPVTLTGQPSGAEAKVTDPASGKMNVTIEGAPDRLSTITAGDIRLTADLSGLQAGSHKVQLKVELPDYIRAGGPSAPSVTVEIGEASEDAPAEPPADTEPEPAPDAATPSAPGTTEEEPEPEPATPDDPAVVPEPSDGGGTTAPEPAAPEEETPPAVEETPDSGQAEPGDPAVPGSENPTPDTGEEPSGGTSSP; encoded by the coding sequence ATGGATAAGTGGTTAGCCAACAATACCGCTGCCAAAATTATCGCGCTGGCCGTAGCCTTGATCCTGTGGGCCATTGTTCATGTCGATACGGATACGCCGACCATTACGCGCAATACCCAGGGGAATCAGACGATAGCCAATCTGTCGATCGAACCTTACGGGCTCGACGATGCCAAATACGTCATGCAGTCCGTCGTGCCGCAGCGAATCAGCGTCGAAGTGTCCGGCCAGCGCTCGCAAATCACTTCGCTGCTGCCGAGCACCGAATATCAGGTGAAGATGGATTTGAGCCGGGTGACCGAACCCGGGCAGTATACTGTGCCGCTGCAGTTCGATCCGCCGGCCGGCGTAGAACTGCTGTCGATCGAACCGTCCCGGGTAACGGTGACGATCGAAGAGAAAGTGACGCAGGAATTCAATGCGGTCATCCTGACGACCGGCGTGCCGGAGAACGGGTTCACGGAACTCGATCCCGTCTTCGCGGAAGGCAGCGCCGTCCAGGTGACGCTTCCTTCGAGCCAGATCAAGCAGGTTCAGAAGATTCAGGGCGAGATGAGCGTGGACGGGGCAAGCGACAATATCTCCGGCCGCGTCAAGCTGGTCGCCTACTCGAACAACGGCGAAGTGCTGGACGACGCCGTCATCAATCCGTCGTCCCTCAAGGTGCAGATTCCGATCTCGTCCAACGTCTCTTCCGTGTCGTCGAAGACGCTGCCGCTCAACGTGAGTTACAGCGGCGAACTGCCCGACGGGCTGATCTTGTCGGGCGTCGAGGCCGGCGCGCAGCAGGTGACGCTGTACGGCCCCGACAGCGTGCTGCAGCGGCTGGACAGCTACCCGCCCGTGACGCTCGATCTGGGCGAAGTCAAAGCGGAAGGATCTACCCGCTACAAGGAAGCTCTCGCCGCGCCCGAAGGGGTCGAACGCCTCGAACCGTCTTCCGTCGAGTTCACGGTGAACGTCGTGCCTTACGAGCAGCGGACCATCGAGAACGTTCCGGTGACCTTGACGGGGCAGCCGAGCGGAGCCGAAGCGAAGGTTACCGATCCGGCGTCCGGCAAGATGAATGTCACGATCGAAGGCGCGCCGGATCGCCTGTCCACAATCACGGCGGGCGATATACGGCTGACCGCCGATCTGAGCGGCCTGCAGGCCGGTTCGCACAAGGTGCAGCTGAAGGTCGAGCTGCCGGATTACATCCGCGCGGGCGGCCCTTCGGCGCCGTCGGTGACGGTCGAGATCGGCGAGGCGTCCGAAGACGCCCCGGCCGAGCCGCCGGCGGATACCGAACCGGAACCGGCTCCGGACGCGGCGACGCCTTCGGCGCCGGGCACGACGGAAGAAGAACCTGAGCCGGAACCTGCCACGCCGGACGATCCGGCCGTCGTGCCCGAACCTTCGGACGGCGGCGGGACGACTGCGCCGGAGCCTGCGGCTCCTGAAGAAGAGACGCCTCCGGCCGTCGAGGAGACGCCCGATTCGGGTCAAGCCGAACCGGGCGATCCCGCCGTGCCGGGAAGCGAGAATCCGACGCCCGACACCGGCGAGGAACCGAGCGGCGGAACTTCTTCGCCCTAA
- a CDS encoding AraC family transcriptional regulator, whose product MIEYLPRSKLYTQLYLTQFGMEDCLPGHDFGPAVRTHYLFHYVFEGEGLFEVDGAEYRLAQGEGFLICPHVVTYYRADRSNPWSYGWIGFNGTLAETLLAQAGLTSAAPVLRCGHNDRIRRLLQEMAEPCADRKARETRLTGLLYLALSLLVECGTEAPRPSALSRAETYAEQVKDFIEMNFSSKFGMEDVAASIGLNRSYLCALFTRETGTSIQDYLIRYRIDTASAMLGNTDLSIGDIARSVGYADPLVFSKAFKKITGKSPKSYRDDLPTESDAESDAESDTE is encoded by the coding sequence GTGATTGAATATCTGCCAAGAAGCAAGCTGTACACCCAACTGTATCTGACTCAATTCGGCATGGAAGACTGCCTGCCCGGCCATGATTTCGGACCGGCGGTCCGCACGCATTATTTGTTTCATTACGTGTTCGAAGGAGAAGGTCTGTTCGAAGTGGACGGCGCCGAATATCGTCTCGCACAGGGAGAAGGGTTTTTGATTTGTCCGCATGTCGTCACTTATTACCGGGCCGACCGATCCAATCCCTGGTCCTACGGCTGGATCGGCTTCAACGGGACGCTGGCCGAGACGCTGTTGGCGCAGGCGGGACTTACGTCTGCGGCTCCGGTACTGCGCTGCGGACACAACGATCGTATCCGCCGCCTGCTGCAGGAGATGGCCGAGCCGTGCGCCGATCGCAAAGCGCGGGAAACGCGCTTGACGGGACTGCTGTATCTGGCGCTGTCCCTACTGGTCGAATGCGGGACCGAGGCACCTCGTCCGTCGGCGCTCAGCCGGGCGGAAACTTACGCGGAGCAGGTAAAAGATTTTATCGAAATGAATTTTTCGAGCAAATTCGGTATGGAAGACGTCGCGGCCTCGATCGGGTTGAACCGCAGCTATTTGTGCGCCTTGTTCACCCGGGAGACCGGCACAAGTATTCAGGATTACCTGATCCGCTATCGAATCGATACCGCTTCCGCCATGCTTGGGAATACCGACCTGTCGATCGGCGATATTGCCCGCTCGGTCGGTTATGCCGATCCGCTCGTATTCTCCAAAGCTTTCAAAAAGATCACCGGAAAATCGCCCAAATCCTATCGCGACGATTTGCCAACCGAATCCGATGCCGAATCCGATGCCGAATCCGATACGGAATAG
- the glmS gene encoding glutamine--fructose-6-phosphate transaminase (isomerizing), which translates to MCGIVGYIGARNTQDVLIEGLSKLEYRGYDSAGIAVYTDGGLRVTKALGRLVNLENKLESAPLTGSVGIGHTRWATHGKPSDVNSHPHTDATQKFSVVHNGIIENYLELKDELIASGVEFVSETDTEVISHLVAREYDGNIVEAVQKAIKHLRGAFALGVLTEYEPDRIVAVRQASPLIIGIGENENFIGSDIPAILKYTRNVFILNDGEMALLTRDGVQLMTIEGNAITREMTYIEWDAVTAEKGGYEHFMHKEIHEQPRAYQDTMRGRVDETGKKVVLPDFHMTDEQIKNIRNIQIIACGTAYHAGLVGRTVIERLVRIPVETDVASEYRYRSPIITPETLVIVVSQSGETADTLAALREAHANGAHVLAITNVVGSSIARDADDVIATLAGPEIAVASTKAYTSQLIAFYLLGLYFAQVRGTQTEAQVAETLAAMQALPEQVESILAREGEAKVHAENFSAQKHLFFIGRGLDYAAAQEGSLKLKEISYIHSEAYAAGELKHGTLALIEDGVPVIALATEQALIEKTVSNIKEVKARGGVVLTICYEEDAKELMKSVDSVFTIPKTLPLLTASLSVVALQLLSYYASLSLGLDVDKPRNLAKSVTVE; encoded by the coding sequence ATGTGTGGAATCGTAGGTTATATCGGAGCAAGAAATACGCAGGACGTCCTGATCGAAGGTCTCTCGAAGCTTGAATACCGCGGGTACGACTCGGCGGGTATCGCCGTATACACGGACGGAGGCCTGCGGGTCACAAAAGCGCTCGGACGCCTGGTAAACCTGGAGAACAAGCTCGAAAGCGCGCCGCTGACCGGTTCGGTCGGCATTGGGCACACCCGTTGGGCGACGCACGGCAAGCCTTCGGACGTGAACTCCCACCCGCACACGGACGCTACACAGAAGTTTTCGGTCGTGCATAACGGCATCATCGAGAACTATCTGGAACTCAAGGACGAGCTGATCGCAAGCGGCGTTGAATTCGTCTCCGAGACGGATACCGAAGTCATCTCCCACTTGGTGGCGCGCGAATACGACGGCAACATCGTGGAAGCCGTTCAGAAAGCGATCAAGCATCTGCGCGGCGCGTTCGCGCTCGGCGTATTGACCGAATACGAACCGGACCGCATCGTAGCGGTTCGCCAAGCGAGCCCGTTAATCATCGGTATCGGCGAGAACGAAAACTTCATCGGTTCGGATATTCCGGCCATCCTGAAGTATACGCGCAACGTCTTCATTCTGAACGACGGCGAAATGGCGCTTCTGACGCGTGACGGCGTGCAGCTGATGACGATCGAAGGCAACGCCATTACCCGGGAAATGACGTACATCGAGTGGGATGCCGTAACGGCCGAAAAAGGCGGCTACGAGCATTTCATGCACAAAGAAATTCACGAACAGCCTAGAGCTTACCAGGATACAATGCGCGGACGCGTGGACGAAACCGGCAAAAAAGTCGTGCTGCCGGACTTCCACATGACGGACGAGCAGATCAAAAATATCCGCAACATCCAGATCATCGCCTGCGGCACGGCTTACCACGCGGGACTGGTCGGACGCACCGTCATCGAACGCCTCGTACGCATTCCGGTCGAGACGGACGTCGCTTCCGAGTACCGTTACCGCTCGCCGATCATCACGCCGGAGACGCTCGTGATCGTCGTGAGCCAATCGGGCGAAACGGCGGATACGCTGGCGGCCCTGCGCGAAGCGCACGCCAACGGCGCGCACGTGCTTGCGATCACGAACGTGGTCGGCAGCTCGATCGCACGCGACGCGGACGACGTAATCGCGACGCTGGCCGGACCGGAAATCGCCGTGGCTTCGACCAAGGCGTACACATCGCAGCTGATCGCGTTCTACCTGCTCGGTCTGTACTTCGCGCAGGTGCGCGGCACGCAGACGGAAGCCCAGGTCGCCGAGACGCTTGCGGCCATGCAGGCTCTGCCGGAGCAGGTCGAGTCGATCCTGGCCCGCGAAGGCGAAGCGAAAGTGCATGCGGAGAACTTCTCGGCGCAGAAGCACCTGTTCTTCATCGGACGCGGCCTCGATTATGCGGCAGCCCAGGAAGGCTCGCTGAAGCTCAAAGAAATCTCGTACATTCATTCCGAAGCGTACGCGGCGGGCGAACTGAAGCACGGTACGCTTGCCCTGATCGAAGACGGCGTGCCGGTCATTGCGCTTGCGACCGAACAGGCGCTGATCGAGAAAACGGTCAGCAACATCAAGGAAGTCAAAGCGCGCGGCGGCGTCGTGCTGACGATCTGCTACGAAGAAGACGCGAAGGAACTCATGAAGTCGGTCGATTCGGTATTCACCATTCCGAAGACGCTGCCGCTTCTGACCGCTTCCCTGTCCGTCGTAGCGCTTCAGCTGCTGTCGTACTACGCCTCGCTGTCTCTCGGCCTGGACGTGGACAAACCTCGTAACCTGGCGAAAAGCGTAACGGTTGAGTAA